DNA sequence from the Daphnia pulex isolate KAP4 chromosome 8, ASM2113471v1 genome:
GGATACTACACCGTGTCACCTATAATGAAGGAAGCAAAGtacttgattcttttttaaattatatttccTTTAATTACCATCATTGTTTTGTGTCAAGACTTTGCGGCCGGATCGGAACAGTTCCGCCCTTCCAGTGGTACGTGGACGACCAAAAGTTGGAAGATGTTTCCATCGTCATGGAAAACATTGGATTAAATGACGGCCGTTCCGAGGGTCTGTCTTTCAGCCTTCAAAGTAAAATGACATTTAAAGATAATTACTagataaatcaattgaatgtTGTATACCTGATTCTGTTTATCTATGGTGAATTTTAGGCGAATGTATTCAAATCAGGCCGGATATCAAGAAGATTGACGTcgatattgaaaattattggtCCACTACTCGATGGGTGAATCGATTGAGGGAAGAATCTGTTAAAGGAGATGGGCCGAGATTAATCACACCTGGGATCTTTGGTTCCACGACCATCAGCTCGATCCTGTCAAACACTCAAAACTTCAATAAAACGACGTCAAACCATTTTGAAGATCAATCAGACATTCCCTGGGTCATCCTGAAGCCGCTGTCCGACACGAAGGTATCTTCTTCGTCAAACGTAGTTCCAAATGTCGTTAGCAATGAGATTGTAGCTCCAGCAGCGATTCACTCGTCAACAAGTCCTGTGAATAATCTCCCAAAGATTCCCGACGTCACCCCGCACGTTACTTCCCCTATTCCATGGGTCATTCTAAAATCTCCCGTTAGTGAAAATCATTCCCCATTAAAAGCATCAACGACCCCATCTACTTCAGCTAAGCCGTTGACTACGGTCCGTCCACCCACCACCCATCGCTCTTCGACCAGTCCATCGACAAACAAGCCAACATCGACGACTCGACGCCCGTCTAACAAAACTGGTTCAGTTCAGTCAACAACAGCGACTCGTTTGTCATCGACCACCGTTCGTCCCAGCACTGCAGCCAAGAAACCACCAACTAAATCTGCTGTTCCTTCGTCCACTCGTGTTTCTACAGTCCGTCCTACTTCCCCCACCGTTCGTCAAGAAACTAAACGACAATCAACTACGACCCGAAAATCAGGCACTAAGGTGCCACCCACGACCAAAAGTCCGGTTCTTAATGTACCCAACAGTAATTCAAAGGCGGCCACAAACGGGGTACGGCCCATTGTGATTAACGATGACGGGATTATCGACGAAGCCATTTCTGACATCACGTCGCAAttggaagaaatcaaaagggaaGCGGAAATAAACCAGCAGAAATAACAGAAACAGCAATGAAACATAATACATGTCTGATAAGCATATGGCTTATTGACAGCAGTAATTACTCAGTTATAAATTATCAGGcctaaataaatattatgcTACTATCTATCTCTCATTTTGTGGTTGATAAATAAATCGGTGGGACCATTAACTATAACCAAAAACTTTCTAAAACGCTCATTCCATGGGAATAACGTGCACTAGTATAAGgaataaaatgtaattgacTTACTGAATAGAGGATAACAAGACTCCATGAGACGTAATAGTGAAATAAGTAGGCAATGTGCTTGGCAACTCATTCGTGCATGCCCAACAACGACACTGCCCATGCAAAATTGCaccaactaaaaataaaccagGCAGAATGTTATTATTCATGTCAtgtataataatttatttaagtcaTCATTACCAAACTTGACAGTTGATTTCGCTGATTAAGAAACTTGACACCATGATGGCACGAACGATAAATGGGCATCATTTCCCCTCCCCTAATTCAAAGGCGCGAAAAGATAATTGACGTGGTTTTTCCAGGTGCGGTTTTGCCAGATTTGTGAGAAATTGTTCTTTCCtttatattaaaaacaaaacaaacaagaaatttagATTCGGTTACAATTTCCTTGAgcaagtaaaatattttaaaacttacCCATACAACATTCCCGTGTGAGTCGAGCGAGCGTGAAATAATATCTGCATGGAATGCGTGTCACGGAAATTCACGAAAACATTATCACGAGAGATTTTTCGGTTGAAgaaatttcttattctgtGGTTTCGCTCGTTTCATTTGCTTAAAGAGGACAGAATTTATACGATGCAGATGAGCTCAAAAGAGCAAAGAAAAACCTCTGGGCAACTTTTTCTTAAATAGTTGAATGCTGGGATATAATAAACACAGTGTTCATTGTGTAGTCTGGTGTAAAATGAGTTTACTATGTTGTTTCTTGTGAGAGTGCTGGAGAAAACGACTTGTTGTTGCCACTTAATTCCATAACTGCTACAGTTTCAAACTCTCAGTCCAACGTCTGAAGCATTTGAGTAAGCACCAACTGTCTGGGCGTCTCATTATTGCCTATCAACCAGAAGAAGAGTTAGGACACCACATAATTGCACGTACACTTTTTCACTGGTTAGGCACGTCGTACTTGCCACATTAAATGTCGTTCAATTCGCCAAGGATGAGACGATCACCCTGGAaggtaaattttgatttattattttatctaCTTGAAACAATTGCTGTTAAAGATTTAGacgtttaattttaaatttcacctGTGCAGGTAGTCGATATGCGCCAACAAGTTTTCGTTGTGTTTTTCATCCATTGCATTCTGGTCATATCGTTCACTTCGGCAGGTACCTATCACAGAACTAAAACtgataattatttaattataagGGACAATTAAATCTCGTATTCTATTAGGGAAAacaccttttttgaaaaacaagtcGATTGAGACGGAAAGTAAATCGTCCATTACCGTATTCGATCCAGAGTACATTGAGATGAATGACAATCTACCACAAACTATTCTGCGATTGTCACAAAATCTCATCCATCCAGCAACATCTGATTTTCTTCCGGACACGGATAGCCGCCATTTAGTTGGCCAAACAACCACCAATCCACCCGCTGACAGTTGGGATCGAAATTCTGCAGgtataaataaaactattgACTGAGATTATTCCATGTTTTAATAATTCACGAAAATAACGTAATAGATACCTGCGGAGGTACCGTCAATGTCCCCTTGTCCTTTGATCGACTCACACCGTTCGAATCGTCACAATTTCCGGAAGAACGCGCTTATCCTTTAGTTTGCCGCTGGATTGTCAAGGTATTATACAACTCAATAAAGCGTTACGGTAATTGGCGCATTAaactgaaatctgaaatggtaaccAGGTACCGAGTAAGAATTGCAGTCTGGCACGAATCACGTTGAGAGTGGACGGTCGTAGTCGATTGCCGGATGTGGTCGGATGCGCTGGAGGATTTTACCGTGTTTATCCATTCATGAAGGAAGCAAAGTATGCCCAATATTCCGCCTGTACACTCTGAAATTGATCTAATAACAATCCCGTTAAATCTGTACTTGCGAAATGTAGAATTTGCGGGCGCATTGGCGACGTTCCGCCCTTCCAGTGGTACGTCGACAACCACCAACCAAAAGATGTGACCATTATTATGGATAATACAGGAATCGGTGACGGAAACCCTGAGGGTTTGTCATTTACCCTTCAAGGTAATACAACTTTCAAAATTGGGTGAACAATacaaaagtaaatttaaaaaaaatcaggtgAATGTGTGAATGACAAGATGATTGGAGTCAGAAAGGAAAACGTCAGATTCAGTCGACGCTGGATAAATCGACAAATCGAAGATTTTGAAGCCGGAGAAGGGCCTAGAATAATTATCAAGCCCAGCCATGGTCTCAAACATCAAATTCCCGTTACAAAAGTACCCAAAACTACTTCAACTAGCACAGCACCAACTAAACAACCAGCTGTTTTTAATGACAATAATCCTGAAATCGAACCTTGGCTCATCTCGCAATCCACCGAATCCAGCCATCCATCATATTCGTCGGATTCAGTCACCTATTTCCCTTCgtcaacagaaaaaacaaatcagtgGCCATCATCGACGACCGTTCGCCCACCCACAACTTATTTCAACGACTATCAAGACATTCCATGGGTTATTCTGAAATCTCCTGAGCAAACAGACGACcattattcatcatcatcgtttgAAATTTACCCACATAATAACCAAGCCGATAATGTGAAACAAGTCCCAGAAATGACGACTACAAATCCGTGGCTGGCTCTGAAATCTGCTTACCTTCGTAAAAATTCTACGTTTTCGCCATTAAAGTCAACATCCCCCTACAATCAACATTACTATTCAAATAACCCAAACCGCAATATCATAAACAGGGAAATACTTAACACTGAAATCACTTCTCTACTACCTAGGACAACAGCTAAATATATTCCTACAACTGGCAGGCCAATGACGACCGATCTGCCAACAACCGAACCACCAACTACTCCTGAAGTTACTTCTAACCTCATCAGATATTCGACACAGCCACAAACGACCATTTTGAATCATAAtaagttaaattattttcctaCCTTTCCAGCATCAAACGAAACAATAGTGGCAACGAATACCTTCACCAGTCCAGCACCAACAGAGCCCAGTCGAACTGTCAAAGTTGGATCACCTGAGAACGACGCCAATATTTCTACCATCAGCTTGAAGGAAGAGAAATCTAGTTTGACCAAATTACAACAGACATTTAAGCGAACTTAcaacaaattaatgaaaatcatgTCCTAAATAACATACTAACACATAATAAGATTTGTTTAGCTTATCGGAATGAGTGTAGCCATCGATCCCCTGAATTGAAACCTATAAAAATTTGTGGAATAAAGTATGAAAACATAGATGTTATTGCAtttgtttaatatttcttGAGTACTAcagatgaaaagaattttgacaaaacaatattctttttttctttttaaagcatataaacataaagaaaaaattgttcgaACAGGAAACgaaacttttaaaagaaatattggatCGCATTTTTGTCCGCCCATCTCACTGCGATAACCTCTAATAATCTACAACAGTTATTTTTACCGAATTCCAATGCTTCTCTTGAGCCATGGTTCTCATACGCTCAGGGTTCACATTTCCACAGTCTCTTAAATAAATGTTGGACAAAGGATTCGCTTCgttcagaaaaaaatcgattcctTTCTGGCTCACATTAGAACAACCGTACAACTTTAACTTGGTCAAATACTTGAAACTGTTTCTAGTGCAAGCTTCCTCAAGCATCTGGTCATCAAGAGTGAAACAATTTTCTAAGGAAATCTTTGTAAGAGTAGGGGAagataaaagcaaaagtaagAGTTTGCGTGAAATAGCGAATggagaataataagaagacAGAGAGATGTCTTCCAACATCCTTAACGGAAATACTTCCTTTGGAAAACAATGAGAAGAGTGGACGCGGTCATCTACCACAGGTTCAGGAGTATCCTGACCGGTACTTTTTATAACAAGTCGCAAACGGCGAATGTTCGGGCAGCTCTCGATGATGAGATAGACTTCTTCACTCGTTACTTTCATCGATACATTTAACTCTTCAAGTGTATGGCCACGAGCTTGTAGAAGAGGAATTACTCCGCCACGAATAGAGACTGACGACTTGAAGGAAAACCCAATTTCGagattttttagttgtttaaGTTCTCGAAaacctaaaataaaatttcattcaatttcccTACACGTGCGAATACCATTACTTCAGATTTTTCTCACCTAATAACTCCTCATTCGTAAATCCTACGTCGTCTACATGTACGAAAAGATCGACGAGTGACGGGCACATGTCAACCATCAATGAAACGCTGCCTTTCTTATAGGGGACTTTGTTTGGCATAGCCATTAACAACTTGGttaaggaatatttttttgattctctgTCGTCATTACGAATTCCACGAAAAATTTGTAGGATATCAGATTTAATGTCGAAATCTAATTCTTTCAGCTCTGGTAAATGTTCGATAGCAAATCGAATTCCGATATGAGTCACTGCCGTTCTCCTAACTGATAATTTGTGAAGGGAACTTTGACCGTTGCAGAAAACTTGCATTGCAGAGTCGGTCACGCCAGGGCACGAATTCACTCGCAATTCccttgggaaaaaaattaagtggacATAAAGAAAGTTTATTTACTTCATTAAAGTAGATTCTACCTTAGTTTTGGTTTATCAGTTAATCCAAGATTGATCATGCAACTAGCACCGTAAATTGTACCAGACAAATCAAGGATCTGCAGGTGTTCGAAAAAATGCAACATGGGAGTAAAAGTATCTTCTACTTGATTTGATGGCAATTTATTGTATAAACTCATCTTCAGTGTAGTGAGTTGCTGTAATTGCAAAAAGTTGTTcgtttttaattgatttctatATAAAAATGACGGATTAATTTTTACCGAACATCTAACCGATGCTAAACGCACGATTCGAAGACTGTCAGTGATATGCATATTACTTTTAGATAAATCcagaattttcaaatgtggGTTCAGGAGCAATTCAAACATCTCCTTTGTAATAACCCAGTGGTTTCTTTCGACCCATTCAAGAGTCATGTACTCCAGACAATGTGAAGCTGTGTGTAGTCAAAATGGCATTATCAAATAAAAGCACACAATTATTGCAAAGAAAAGACACTCACGCAGAAGCTTAAAGAGGCTGGAAACATAATCCGAACTACGCAATGCCGTCCATTTCTCCACGTTATCGACGATACTGTCCATACACAATTCTGCCAGAGATTTGTGGTACCATTTGGGCTGAGGCATGTTGATTGTTGAAGATAATGGTTAAGAGAACACAGTGAAGGACTTCAGTGAAAACCAAGACGCACACAAAACGAACATCAACGATCACACTAGagatttttctaaatgtttCTCTCCGCCCCTCCTAACAGAGTGACAGTAAGGCGTCCATAAAGGCGCGAACGGAATAATTGCGTTGAAGGAAAGATGCACCATTGCCAGATTTCTTTTACAACTCGCGTGAGTcgataaaattagaaaaaaatgaactaaatttcctcacaaaaaagaaaaaagtaaattgcaAATAATGTTCAAcagcaaataattaaaaataatgaatatcCCTTTCTTCTCATGTCCAGTCTCACAGACTAAGACTAGGATCACTCGTACACCAGTTGAAAAcgatgcaaatattttttgatcacttagaaaaagagaaatttagtTTAATATCCAAATTACTTcaacttaaaattaaattaaagcgAGCTTACAAGTTATTGCAAATCATGTCCTAATTGAATAAATGTAGTGTAggattttttaagtttatttaaatttacacCCAATTGTAAAAAGGTGTGGAATGAAGTTCAattgtaaaatgaaacaagacaCATATTGAATTCCGTGACTATTTAATCTTGACTCGTGTACACCAGATAAAGAATCTTATGAGAATTCCAGGTGAGGATTTTATGAAAGCATACAGTATAAACATAAGGAAATAAGTGTTTGCTGTTTGGGCAGGAAAAACgacgagttaaaaaaaaaaacattggatAGCATTTTCTTACTGCAATCACCTCTTAATCTTCAACATTCCACTTGACATTCCAGTGCTTCCCTTCTAGCATCATTTTAAAACGATCACAGTTCACATTTCCACAGTATTCTACAGAAATGTCGTCTAAAGGATTCGTTTCgttcagaaaaaaatcgatGCCTTTCTGGCTCACATTAGAACAACCGTAAAGGTTTAACTTGGTCAAATACTTGAAACTGTTTTTAGCGCAAGCTTCCTCAATGATCTGGTCATCAAGCGTGAAACTATTATATATGGAAACCGCTGTAAGAGCAGGGGAAGACAAAAGCAATAGCAACAATTTGCGTGAAATAGGGAATggagaataataagaagacAGAGAGATGTCTTCCAGCATCCTTAACGGAATTACTTCCTTTGGGGAACAATGAGAAGAGTGGCC
Encoded proteins:
- the LOC124201191 gene encoding uncharacterized protein LOC124201191; the protein is MNDNLPQTILRLSQNLIHPATSDFLPDTDSRHLVGQTTTNPPADSWDRNSADTCGGTVNVPLSFDRLTPFESSQFPEERAYPLVCRWIVKVPSKNCSLARITLRVDGRSRLPDVVGCAGGFYRVYPFMKEAKICGRIGDVPPFQWYVDNHQPKDVTIIMDNTGIGDGNPEGLSFTLQGECVNDKMIGVRKENVRFSRRWINRQIEDFEAGEGPRIIIKPSHGLKHQIPVTKVPKTTSTSTAPTKQPAVFNDNNPEIEPWLISQSTESSHPSYSSDSVTYFPSSTEKTNQWPSSTTVRPPTTYFNDYQDIPWVILKSPEQTDDHYSSSSFEIYPHNNQADNVKQVPEMTTTNPWLALKSAYLRKNSTFSPLKSTSPYNQHYYSNNPNRNIINREILNTEITSLLPRTTAKYIPTTGRPMTTDLPTTEPPTTPEVTSNLIRYSTQPQTTILNHNKLNYFPTFPASNETIVATNTFTSPAPTEPSRTVKVGSPENDANISTISLKEEKSSLTKLQQTFKRTYNKLMKIMS
- the LOC124201192 gene encoding uncharacterized protein LOC124201192 isoform X4, with amino-acid sequence MPQPKWYGKSLSALCMENIVNNMEKWTALRSSEHVSILFYLLPSHCLEYMTLEWVERNHWVITKEMFELLLNPHLKILDLSKSNMHITDSLRIVRLASVRCSQLTTLKMSLYNKLPSNQVEDTFTPMLHFFEHLQILDLSGTIYGASCMINLGLTDKPKLRELRVNSCPGVTDSAMQVFCNGQSSLHKLSVRRTAVTHIGIRFAIEHLPELKELDFDIKSDILQIFRGIRNDDRESKKYSLTKLLMAMPNKVPYKKGSVSLMVDMCPSLVDLFVHVDDVGFTNEELLGFRELKQLKNLEIGFSFKSSVSIRGGVIPLLQARGHTLEELNVSMKVTSEEVYLIIESCPNIRRLRLVIKSTGQDTPEPVVDDRVHSSHCFPKEVFPLRMLEDISLSSYYSPFAISRKLLLLLLSSPTLTKISLENCFTLDDQMLEEACTRNSFKYLTKLKLYGCSNVSQKGIDFFLNEANPLSNIYLRDCGNVNPERMRTMAQEKHWNSVKITVVDY